A section of the Prionailurus bengalensis isolate Pbe53 chromosome C2, Fcat_Pben_1.1_paternal_pri, whole genome shotgun sequence genome encodes:
- the LOC122491602 gene encoding probable cation-transporting ATPase 13A5: MENRLKKESKSVLKELHEACIRTVMITGDNLQTAITVAKNSEMIPGGSQVILVEANEPEDFVPASVTWQLVENQENGPEKNVSKC; encoded by the exons ATGGAGAATCgcttgaaaaaagaaagcaagtcaGTCTTGAAGGAACTGCATGAAGCCTGCATCAGGACCGTGATGATTACAG GTGACAACCTTCAAACAGCGATTACTGTGGCAAAGAATTCTGAAATGATTCCTGGAGGAAGCCAAGTGATCCTTGTTGAAGCCAATGAACCAGAAGATTTTGTTCCTGCCTCTGTGACTTGGCAGCTGGTTGAGAACCAGGAGAATGGACCAGAGAAGAATGTGAGCAAATGTTAG